The Lentzea guizhouensis genome contains a region encoding:
- a CDS encoding TetR/AcrR family transcriptional regulator: MNDPGSAREKLLVAGIDHVFRNGFKVLARGLNITEITERAGVSEKTFYVVFGDKGRYIDELVVALNRAPQRVAHDLQEVLQKSFVETNGDPRQTIRAVCAWDFEQVRQDPATILQLATLVLARDHRGAMKMLRQAYAAYDEAGIQAYQAILARWGATLRAPFTAELMAVTLTALVEGLAIRHLADPEAVPNHLFGNAVIALIGSVVDTGQNHEHIDDVITPLADEIMLTYEVARIDSLPEDPRSAIIAAARAEFAARGYFATTLAHISIRAGVPLSVLKQLFPSKALIVVKALRPQFDELRSKIDDDLALLVAPAVIVKRHLGRLASFAVCNQDFVEAFLMLVAHETATSPEIAVEVRRELDLPSVMTPAIKLGQEHGVFVSTIEAYELSAALTNSLLLRCFTRRDDDAATHAEFIHATCLHGLLSRTNHATPM; this comes from the coding sequence ATGAATGATCCAGGTTCCGCACGCGAAAAACTACTGGTCGCCGGAATCGACCATGTGTTCCGCAATGGTTTCAAGGTCTTGGCGCGCGGTCTCAACATCACGGAAATAACCGAACGTGCGGGAGTGAGCGAGAAGACCTTCTACGTGGTCTTCGGTGACAAGGGTCGTTACATCGATGAGCTGGTGGTCGCGCTGAACCGAGCGCCACAACGGGTGGCGCACGACTTGCAGGAAGTCCTGCAAAAGTCGTTCGTCGAAACCAACGGCGATCCGCGTCAAACAATCCGCGCGGTCTGTGCATGGGATTTCGAGCAGGTGCGCCAGGATCCGGCCACGATCCTGCAACTTGCCACTCTGGTCCTCGCACGCGATCACCGCGGCGCCATGAAGATGCTTCGCCAGGCGTACGCCGCCTACGACGAGGCAGGCATACAGGCCTACCAAGCCATTCTTGCCCGGTGGGGAGCCACTCTCCGCGCACCGTTCACCGCCGAACTGATGGCCGTCACGCTGACAGCACTCGTGGAAGGGTTGGCGATACGGCACCTGGCCGACCCCGAAGCGGTCCCCAACCACCTGTTCGGCAACGCCGTCATCGCCCTCATCGGCTCCGTCGTCGACACCGGGCAGAACCACGAGCACATCGACGACGTCATCACCCCACTGGCGGACGAAATCATGCTCACCTACGAGGTCGCCCGCATCGACAGCCTTCCAGAGGATCCGCGCAGCGCGATCATCGCCGCGGCTCGCGCAGAGTTCGCTGCTCGCGGCTACTTCGCGACCACGCTGGCGCACATCTCGATCCGGGCGGGCGTGCCGCTCTCCGTGTTGAAGCAGCTGTTTCCCAGCAAGGCACTGATAGTCGTGAAGGCACTGCGGCCCCAGTTCGACGAACTGAGATCAAAGATCGATGACGACCTCGCCCTCCTGGTTGCACCTGCCGTCATCGTGAAGCGGCATCTGGGGCGCCTGGCATCGTTTGCAGTATGCAACCAGGACTTCGTCGAAGCGTTCCTCATGCTGGTCGCACACGAGACAGCGACATCACCTGAGATCGCGGTCGAGGTCAGACGAGAGCTCGATCTACCCAGCGTCATGACACCGGCAATAAAGTTAGGACAGGAGCACGGCGTCTTTGTCAGTACCATCGAGGCCTACGAGCTATCCGCCGCGCTGACCAACAGTCTCCTACTCCGCTGCTTCACCCGCCGTGATGATGACGCCGCCACACACGCCGAGTTCATCCATGCAACCTGCCTTCACGGACTACTTTCTCGGACAAACCATGCGACACCTATGTAG
- a CDS encoding NmrA family NAD(P)-binding protein has protein sequence MLVVTGPSGNVGSELVDLLCSRSTGSWRVASRRPGSLAERVTASGGQVVSFDFFDSSTWPAVLDGVRELFLLFPLPGNKAARTAVLPFLRAAQRAGCRHVVYVSVFGADKARFIPHYKVEQALFASSMSWTVLRCSFFMQNLFRSVSTHGEDIVERGELFIPAGRGRTTFIDARDAAEVAADALLHLDQHRNTVHQLTGSAALTMHEVADALSAHLGSPVRYSNPSLPRFAGRLRRRGVGWDSIGFMSAVYTLTRLGLNQPTTDDVARLLGRPPRTLDNFLADQSWRFTKRVWT, from the coding sequence ATGCTTGTTGTGACGGGTCCGTCAGGCAACGTCGGCTCCGAACTGGTCGACCTGTTGTGTTCGCGGTCCACAGGTTCCTGGCGGGTGGCGTCCCGGCGGCCGGGGTCGCTGGCCGAGCGCGTCACGGCCAGCGGTGGGCAGGTAGTGTCGTTCGACTTCTTCGACTCCTCCACATGGCCCGCCGTGCTCGACGGCGTGCGAGAGCTCTTCCTCCTCTTCCCCTTGCCCGGTAACAAAGCCGCGCGTACCGCGGTGTTGCCGTTTCTGCGTGCCGCGCAGAGAGCCGGATGCCGGCACGTCGTGTACGTCTCGGTGTTCGGCGCGGACAAGGCCCGGTTCATTCCTCACTACAAGGTCGAGCAAGCCCTGTTCGCGTCGTCGATGTCATGGACGGTGCTGCGGTGCAGCTTCTTCATGCAGAACCTGTTCCGCTCGGTGTCAACGCACGGTGAGGACATCGTCGAGCGAGGCGAGCTGTTCATCCCGGCTGGGCGTGGACGGACCACCTTCATCGACGCCCGCGACGCTGCTGAGGTAGCGGCCGATGCGCTGCTTCACCTGGACCAGCATCGCAACACCGTGCACCAGCTGACCGGCTCGGCCGCGTTGACCATGCACGAGGTCGCCGACGCTCTGAGTGCGCATCTTGGGTCGCCGGTGCGTTACAGCAACCCGAGCCTGCCCCGGTTCGCAGGGCGCCTGCGCCGCCGCGGCGTCGGCTGGGACAGCATCGGGTTCATGTCCGCTGTGTACACCTTGACCCGGCTGGGACTTAATCAGCCAACAACCGATGACGTAGCGCGGCTTCTTGGTCGTCCACCGCGGACCTTGGACAACTTCCTGGCCGATCAGTCCTGGCGATTCACGAAACGCGTCTGGACCTGA
- a CDS encoding ATP-binding protein, with the protein MNSDAFPDQVHVLELDVEVADLGGVRRWAESTLVGLHPDDLVDVLLVITELVSNVYDHARFPARLQLRKSDMPCVVTVSVEDVSPTAPVLRPPSTDSPRGRGLVIVNQIAKQWGAAQRVIGKSVWALIPCSLTSSKRTQTSHGAV; encoded by the coding sequence ATGAACAGTGATGCCTTTCCCGACCAGGTGCACGTGTTGGAACTGGACGTCGAGGTCGCTGATCTGGGCGGAGTGCGCAGATGGGCTGAGTCGACTTTGGTCGGCCTGCACCCGGACGATCTCGTCGACGTACTGCTGGTCATCACCGAACTCGTCTCGAACGTCTACGATCACGCACGGTTTCCGGCACGACTCCAGTTGAGGAAGTCGGACATGCCTTGTGTCGTTACCGTCTCGGTCGAGGACGTTTCACCAACAGCACCGGTGCTACGACCGCCCTCGACCGACTCGCCGCGGGGGCGAGGCCTGGTGATCGTGAACCAGATCGCCAAGCAGTGGGGCGCGGCTCAACGTGTGATCGGTAAGTCCGTCTGGGCGCTGATCCCCTGCTCGCTCACGTCGTCAAAACGGACGCAGACGTCCCATGGGGCTGTCTAG
- a CDS encoding anti-sigma factor antagonist (This anti-anti-sigma factor, or anti-sigma factor antagonist, belongs to a family that includes characterized members SpoIIAA, RsbV, RsfA, and RsfB.) has protein sequence MRDLRRIAATRPVIEQAKGMIMLMRSCGADDAFAVLREISQHTNIKLHDVAAVVVAVGSGCTPCEQDDVTRSVLAELLDGVAVLHVGGEIDITTADPLRAELSTRLAAGDDLVVGCTEVTFMDSTGLSALVTAQNHASRRGTRLIVVGNHHAVLRPLQITHLDAVLTIAATSADALAHLERRDDKAP, from the coding sequence TTGCGGGACCTGCGCAGAATCGCGGCCACTCGGCCGGTCATCGAGCAGGCCAAGGGAATGATCATGTTGATGCGCTCCTGCGGTGCTGACGATGCGTTCGCCGTGCTGCGGGAGATCTCCCAGCACACCAACATCAAGCTGCACGACGTCGCCGCGGTCGTCGTCGCTGTCGGCAGCGGCTGCACGCCGTGCGAGCAGGACGACGTGACGCGGTCGGTTCTGGCCGAGTTGCTCGACGGTGTCGCCGTGCTGCACGTAGGTGGCGAGATCGACATAACCACGGCCGATCCACTCCGCGCGGAACTCAGTACACGACTGGCTGCCGGTGATGATCTCGTCGTCGGCTGCACCGAGGTGACCTTCATGGACTCCACCGGCCTGTCGGCTCTTGTAACCGCCCAGAACCACGCAAGCCGCCGTGGCACACGGCTCATCGTGGTCGGCAACCATCACGCCGTGCTGCGGCCGCTGCAGATCACGCACCTCGACGCCGTCCTCACCATTGCCGCAACGTCCGCCGACGCTCTTGCGCATCTCGAACGGCGCGACGACAAGGCACCGTGA
- a CDS encoding GAF and ANTAR domain-containing protein, whose translation MALHEQASNPDALPRFVRTCMDPLQMDGAFVSLIDGPRFQTSLYASDVAAHIESVQFSLGEGPCFEAFATCSPVLAPDLAHASAPGWSAFAAAMAGRPIGAIFAFPLRADAIGIGVIGFYCRRARPFSDDELAIALEVADLMTVVLLGPQLGSGDSSRGVLAPDHAQLHKATGMLVATVGVSAAEAVARLRGHAFVVSRSVDEVAQAIVTGMISPWELD comes from the coding sequence GTGGCGTTGCACGAGCAAGCGAGCAATCCGGACGCGTTGCCAAGATTTGTCCGCACGTGCATGGATCCTTTGCAGATGGACGGCGCCTTCGTCTCGCTGATCGACGGTCCTCGGTTCCAGACGTCGTTGTACGCCAGCGACGTCGCCGCACACATCGAGAGCGTGCAGTTCAGTCTCGGTGAAGGACCTTGCTTCGAGGCGTTCGCCACGTGCAGCCCCGTGCTGGCTCCTGACTTGGCACACGCCTCGGCGCCGGGGTGGTCTGCGTTCGCCGCGGCGATGGCCGGACGGCCGATCGGCGCGATCTTCGCGTTTCCGTTGCGGGCGGACGCGATCGGCATCGGCGTGATCGGCTTTTACTGCCGACGAGCACGACCGTTCTCGGACGACGAGCTCGCGATCGCGCTGGAGGTCGCCGACTTGATGACTGTTGTGCTGCTCGGCCCGCAGCTGGGCAGCGGAGACAGCTCGCGCGGCGTGCTCGCGCCGGATCACGCGCAGCTGCACAAGGCAACCGGAATGCTCGTCGCGACCGTCGGCGTGTCCGCGGCCGAGGCGGTGGCCCGGCTGCGCGGACACGCCTTCGTCGTCAGCAGATCGGTCGACGAGGTCGCCCAGGCGATCGTGACCGGCATGATCTCGCCGTGGGAACTCGACTGA
- a CDS encoding STAS domain-containing protein, which produces MHNSTGSVFAPTLFQDEIAIVTVKGEIDTVADEILLAEAVDVLTRPPAGLVIDLQAVTFFGSSGINFLVAVRHQAQSRGVPFAVVAAQNAVVRPLQLTCVDRIIAPYPSLSDALAAVRATGSPPAQRKQLTRPAASATPSE; this is translated from the coding sequence ATGCACAACTCAACCGGCAGCGTGTTCGCTCCGACGCTGTTCCAAGACGAGATTGCGATCGTCACGGTGAAAGGCGAGATCGACACGGTGGCGGATGAGATTCTGCTCGCCGAAGCCGTGGACGTCCTGACCCGACCACCTGCCGGCCTGGTGATCGATCTCCAAGCGGTGACCTTCTTCGGCTCCTCTGGGATCAACTTCCTGGTCGCCGTCAGGCACCAGGCTCAGAGCAGAGGAGTGCCGTTCGCGGTTGTTGCTGCGCAGAACGCTGTGGTGAGGCCGCTGCAGCTGACGTGTGTGGACCGCATCATCGCCCCGTACCCGAGCTTGTCCGACGCCCTTGCTGCTGTGCGCGCGACCGGTTCGCCGCCAGCCCAGAGGAAGCAGCTGACCCGTCCAGCGGCGTCAGCGACACCATCAGAGTGA
- a CDS encoding STAS domain-containing protein: MGSSALSMLLELLGRSQREGVGFAIVAAQTAALRPMMASALSQVLPLSQSVDEAVKAIRKDWESGRQSVQ, encoded by the coding sequence ATGGGCTCGTCGGCGTTGTCGATGCTGCTGGAGCTGTTGGGACGGTCACAGCGCGAGGGCGTGGGATTTGCCATCGTGGCTGCGCAGACTGCGGCGCTGCGTCCCATGATGGCCAGTGCCCTGAGTCAGGTGCTGCCGTTGAGCCAGTCGGTGGACGAGGCTGTGAAGGCGATTCGGAAGGATTGGGAATCGGGCCGGCAATCTGTTCAGTGA
- a CDS encoding ATP-binding protein: MHNEVTATELSGVVIQAHTVAVGDVHHHHPPAVPERPVPRQLPAAPAAFVGRVDELAELASALEQEEGKVVISALAGTGGIGKTWLALHWAHTHVDRFPDGQLFVDLHGFSPAGVPVSAEMAVRWFLDALGVEPNRIPPELDAQAALYRSLVAGRRMLVMLDNAATAEQVVPLLPGSPTCTVLITGRTRLASLIDRHGCRHLTLGVLTRHEALALLVERLGARRVAAEADSVDELVALCGNYPLALAIIARTAATRPGVPLAELTGELRNLGLETLDHDTDPAASLPTVLSWSLRTLTADQRTMFSLLGIAPGPDTTLAAAVALTGLPRNRARKALSALEEASLLERRPRGRYTMHDLVRGYANVTAEELPTAEREAALTRAMEFYLHTALAADRLLAPHRPLPPIGSPCVPPLPLPDVEAAAAWLQDEHATLLATQRAAVAHRRHDIVWHLADALNAFHTRRGHLRDALATWQAAADATDHLADPLTRIRTYRALGHACARSGLHKQATENLNNALKLAEHHHEPAEQAHTHEALASAWEQRGDDQRALEHARRCLDLYRTLGRPRWEADALNLVGWHAARSGELETARQHCEAALALHRHHNDTYGEAATLDSLALVAHRAGDHRQAVDHYHHAIALLRSLGDAYEVAGILDRAGSSLFALGSKEKARADWSEALRLYQEQGRDTEADRVQRQLDDLDNNQARPKAENAE, from the coding sequence GTGCACAACGAGGTCACCGCGACCGAGCTGTCGGGAGTGGTGATCCAAGCTCACACGGTCGCCGTCGGCGATGTCCACCACCATCATCCTCCTGCTGTGCCGGAACGTCCTGTGCCCCGGCAGTTGCCCGCCGCCCCAGCCGCCTTCGTCGGCCGCGTCGACGAACTCGCCGAGCTGGCGTCGGCTCTCGAGCAGGAGGAGGGAAAGGTGGTGATCTCAGCACTGGCGGGGACAGGAGGAATCGGCAAGACCTGGCTGGCTCTGCACTGGGCACACACCCACGTCGACCGGTTCCCGGACGGGCAGTTGTTCGTGGACCTGCACGGGTTCTCCCCTGCCGGAGTGCCGGTAAGCGCCGAAATGGCGGTGCGCTGGTTCCTCGACGCGCTGGGCGTGGAGCCCAACCGGATCCCACCGGAACTCGACGCCCAGGCCGCGTTGTACCGGAGCCTGGTGGCCGGGAGGCGGATGCTGGTGATGCTGGACAACGCCGCCACCGCCGAGCAGGTCGTGCCGCTGCTGCCGGGCAGCCCCACCTGCACCGTGCTGATCACCGGCCGCACCAGGCTCGCCTCGCTGATCGACCGCCACGGCTGCCGTCATCTGACTCTCGGCGTGCTCACCCGTCACGAAGCGCTCGCCCTGCTGGTCGAGCGCCTGGGCGCCCGCCGCGTCGCCGCTGAAGCCGACTCCGTCGACGAACTTGTCGCGCTGTGCGGGAACTATCCGCTGGCTCTGGCGATCATCGCCCGCACAGCCGCCACCCGCCCCGGGGTACCACTGGCCGAACTGACCGGCGAACTGCGCAACCTCGGCCTGGAGACGCTTGACCACGACACCGATCCGGCGGCAAGCCTGCCCACTGTGCTGTCCTGGTCGCTGCGCACCCTCACCGCCGACCAGCGCACCATGTTCAGCCTGCTGGGCATCGCCCCTGGCCCCGACACGACCCTGGCCGCCGCGGTCGCCCTCACCGGTCTCCCACGCAACCGCGCACGTAAGGCGCTGTCCGCGTTGGAGGAGGCATCGCTGCTCGAACGGCGCCCGCGCGGCCGCTACACGATGCACGACCTCGTCCGCGGCTACGCCAACGTCACCGCCGAGGAACTCCCCACCGCCGAGCGAGAGGCCGCCCTGACCAGAGCCATGGAGTTCTACCTGCACACCGCCCTCGCCGCCGACCGCCTGCTGGCTCCGCACCGCCCGCTTCCACCAATCGGCTCGCCCTGCGTCCCGCCGCTGCCGCTGCCTGACGTCGAGGCTGCCGCAGCATGGCTACAGGACGAGCACGCCACCCTCCTGGCCACCCAGCGTGCCGCCGTCGCCCACCGCCGGCACGACATCGTCTGGCACCTCGCTGACGCCCTGAACGCCTTCCACACCCGGCGAGGCCATCTGCGCGACGCACTCGCCACCTGGCAAGCCGCCGCCGACGCCACAGACCACCTGGCCGATCCCCTCACCCGCATCCGCACCTACCGAGCCCTCGGCCACGCTTGTGCCCGGTCAGGTCTGCACAAGCAGGCCACCGAGAACCTGAACAACGCCCTCAAACTGGCCGAACACCACCACGAGCCCGCCGAGCAGGCCCACACCCACGAGGCACTGGCCTCCGCATGGGAGCAACGCGGGGACGATCAACGCGCTCTGGAACACGCCCGGCGTTGTCTCGACCTGTACCGAACCCTCGGCCGCCCGAGATGGGAAGCGGACGCGCTCAACCTGGTCGGCTGGCACGCCGCACGCTCGGGCGAGCTGGAGACCGCCCGCCAACACTGCGAGGCAGCCCTCGCCCTGCACCGGCACCACAACGACACCTACGGCGAAGCCGCTACCCTGGACAGCCTGGCACTCGTCGCCCATCGCGCGGGCGACCACCGCCAGGCCGTCGACCACTACCATCACGCCATCGCTCTGCTTCGCAGTCTCGGCGACGCATACGAGGTCGCGGGCATCCTCGATCGAGCAGGTTCTTCTCTGTTCGCTCTGGGAAGCAAGGAAAAGGCCCGCGCTGACTGGTCGGAGGCGCTGCGGCTGTATCAGGAACAAGGCCGCGACACCGAAGCCGACCGCGTCCAACGACAACTCGACGACCTCGACAACAACCAGGCGCGCCCAAAAGCGGAGAACGCTGAATAG